One Sphingomonas endolithica DNA segment encodes these proteins:
- a CDS encoding serine hydrolase domain-containing protein yields MIRKFGLAALACALLAIPAASQVQPPAAPAAATPATPAPGTEAPVSGSTTPALTAADLGAWLDGYFPGALKAGKIAGAQIVVVKDGQILVKKGYGYADVAKKAAMDPDRNLMRIGSTSKLLTWTAVMQQVEAGKIDLNADINRYLDFKITPKSGRAITMNDLMMHRGGFEEGIKDLLDTDPKRFKTTERYLKENPRPMLFPAGTVPAYSNYGVSVAGYIVQRVSGEPFADYVARHILAPLKMNRTTFVQPLPPALAGSQSQGYRQSDEPPAKFELVTTAPAGSVSTTAADMANFMIAQLQDGRLGDAQILQPQTVQLMHRPETQPRAGFDTLAHGFFYGDRNGRLVLGHGGDTIVFHTDLNILPAEKVGIYVSFNSRGTNDAVYGVRSRLFDLFMDRYFPATPRADQPAIAGAAQHAAALAGNYESSRRVESGFISLFYLLQQDKVVADDDGTISVSSIEDKRFRETAPNLWHEVGGTQQLQVADVAGRRTIIDSANPVSFLQAVPAARNAGLNLWIAGLSVLVLLATTLLWPIAASFRRIYALPITVTGRAALARRLTRIAAIGDLLYLAGWYTILSPILESKVDVYNSGLDGWVRTMQVAAIIPIVGAAIGLWNAYLHFQPGRGWASKVRSIGVALALLGIAWIAWMGGLMSFNLNY; encoded by the coding sequence ATGATCAGGAAGTTCGGTCTGGCGGCGCTCGCCTGCGCGCTGTTGGCGATCCCCGCCGCCTCGCAGGTGCAGCCGCCGGCCGCGCCTGCCGCCGCCACGCCCGCCACCCCCGCGCCGGGGACGGAAGCACCGGTCTCCGGATCGACCACGCCGGCACTGACCGCGGCCGATCTCGGTGCCTGGCTCGACGGCTATTTCCCTGGTGCGCTGAAGGCAGGCAAGATCGCCGGCGCGCAGATCGTGGTGGTCAAGGACGGGCAGATCCTGGTCAAGAAGGGCTATGGCTATGCCGATGTCGCCAAGAAGGCGGCAATGGACCCGGACCGCAACCTGATGCGGATCGGCTCTACCTCCAAACTCCTCACCTGGACCGCGGTGATGCAGCAGGTCGAGGCGGGCAAGATCGATCTCAATGCCGACATCAACCGCTATCTCGATTTCAAGATCACGCCCAAATCCGGCCGCGCGATCACCATGAACGACCTGATGATGCACCGCGGCGGCTTCGAGGAGGGCATCAAGGATCTGCTCGATACCGATCCCAAGCGCTTCAAGACGACCGAGCGGTATCTGAAGGAAAATCCCCGCCCGATGCTGTTCCCGGCAGGCACCGTGCCGGCCTATTCCAATTACGGCGTCTCGGTGGCCGGTTATATCGTCCAGCGCGTGTCGGGTGAACCGTTCGCCGACTATGTCGCGCGCCATATCCTTGCCCCGCTCAAGATGAACCGCACGACGTTCGTGCAGCCGCTGCCGCCGGCGCTCGCCGGATCCCAGTCGCAAGGATACCGCCAGAGCGACGAACCGCCCGCCAAGTTCGAACTGGTCACGACGGCACCAGCCGGCAGCGTCAGCACGACCGCCGCCGACATGGCGAACTTCATGATCGCCCAGCTGCAGGACGGCCGCCTTGGCGACGCTCAGATCCTGCAACCCCAGACAGTGCAGTTGATGCACCGTCCCGAAACGCAGCCCCGCGCAGGCTTCGACACGCTGGCGCACGGTTTCTTCTACGGCGATCGCAACGGACGGCTGGTGCTCGGCCATGGTGGCGACACCATCGTGTTCCACACCGATCTCAACATCCTGCCGGCCGAGAAGGTCGGGATCTACGTCAGCTTCAACAGCCGAGGGACCAACGACGCGGTCTACGGCGTGCGCTCGCGCCTGTTCGACCTGTTCATGGACCGCTATTTCCCGGCCACGCCGCGTGCCGACCAACCGGCGATCGCCGGCGCGGCACAGCATGCCGCGGCGCTTGCGGGCAATTACGAAAGCTCACGGCGCGTCGAATCCGGCTTCATCAGCCTGTTCTACCTGCTGCAGCAGGACAAGGTCGTCGCCGATGACGATGGCACGATCAGCGTCAGCTCGATCGAGGACAAGCGCTTCCGCGAGACCGCGCCCAATCTGTGGCACGAGGTCGGCGGCACGCAGCAATTGCAGGTCGCCGATGTCGCCGGCCGCCGGACGATCATCGACAGCGCCAACCCGGTATCCTTCCTGCAGGCGGTGCCCGCGGCGCGGAATGCCGGCCTCAACCTCTGGATCGCCGGTCTGTCGGTACTCGTCCTGCTGGCCACCACCTTGCTATGGCCGATCGCGGCGAGCTTCCGCCGGATCTACGCCCTGCCCATCACCGTCACGGGGCGCGCGGCGCTGGCACGACGGCTGACGCGCATCGCCGCGATCGGCGACCTGCTGTATCTTGCCGGATGGTACACCATCTTGTCGCCGATTTTGGAGAGCAAGGTCGACGTCTACAATTCGGGCCTGGATGGCTGGGTCCGGACGATGCAGGTTGCCGCGATCATCCCGATCGTCGGCGCCGCCATCGGCCTGTGGAATGCCTATCTCCACTTCCAGCCCGGTCGCGGCTGGGCCAGCAAGGTACGCAGCATCGGCGTCGCGCTGGCGCTGCTCGGCATCGCCTGGATCGCGTGGATGGGTGGGCTG
- a CDS encoding serine hydrolase, producing the protein MKNLAVLAALPLLAIALPARADPPVGIDARIEALRTASGTPGMAVAIVENGKVVLAKGYGVRKLGAPEKVDADTIFMIGSTAKAMTTAALATLVDAGKLGWDDKVIDRLPGFQMNDAWVTREMTVRDLLVHRSGLGLGAGDLLYIPRGSYSRAEIVRRLRYIKPATSFRSGYAYDNVLYIVAGQLIEAVSGQSWESYVRDHVFKPAGMTHAADDFTAIFANPNRAHPHARFGGSVRGTNEMRLIDERDHLPQASAPAGLIAASANDMARWLQVQLADGAVPGGGRVYSAAQAREMHTPVTPIPITDLPGPIAGTQPTFQSYALGWEVRDYHGAKIVWHAGGLYGATTVVVLIPEKKVGFSITIASEETEPRHGLMYELLDHYLGLPNQDWPARFKAYRTQRIAAAEAAVSQKVSTPAKIGPSLPLARYAGRYVDRWYGPITVAAGADGLRVNFQPTPNMGGRLEHYQYDTFIARFDDPAIEPAYMTFALDADGKVSRITAQAVSPLADFSFDYGDLAFEPERP; encoded by the coding sequence ATGAAAAATCTGGCAGTTCTTGCCGCTTTGCCGCTGCTCGCCATTGCCCTTCCCGCGCGCGCCGATCCGCCGGTCGGGATCGACGCCCGGATCGAGGCGCTGCGGACCGCATCGGGCACCCCCGGCATGGCGGTGGCGATCGTCGAGAACGGCAAGGTCGTGCTCGCCAAGGGGTATGGCGTGCGCAAGCTCGGCGCACCGGAGAAGGTGGATGCCGACACGATCTTCATGATCGGATCGACCGCCAAGGCGATGACCACCGCGGCGCTGGCGACGTTGGTCGATGCCGGCAAGCTCGGTTGGGACGACAAGGTGATCGATCGCCTGCCCGGTTTCCAGATGAACGATGCCTGGGTGACGCGCGAGATGACGGTGCGCGACCTGCTGGTACATCGCAGCGGGTTGGGGCTCGGTGCGGGCGACCTGCTGTACATTCCGCGTGGCAGCTATTCGCGCGCGGAGATCGTCCGCCGGCTGCGCTACATCAAGCCGGCGACCAGTTTCCGCAGCGGCTATGCCTATGACAATGTGCTGTACATCGTCGCCGGCCAGTTGATCGAGGCGGTGAGCGGGCAGAGCTGGGAAAGCTATGTCCGCGACCATGTGTTCAAGCCGGCCGGCATGACTCATGCGGCGGACGATTTCACCGCGATCTTCGCCAATCCCAATCGCGCGCATCCGCATGCCCGCTTCGGTGGTTCGGTGCGCGGGACGAACGAGATGCGGCTGATCGACGAGCGCGATCACCTGCCGCAGGCATCGGCCCCGGCCGGGCTGATCGCGGCCAGCGCCAACGACATGGCCCGTTGGCTGCAGGTACAGCTCGCCGACGGCGCCGTGCCAGGCGGCGGGCGCGTCTACAGCGCGGCGCAGGCGCGCGAGATGCATACGCCGGTCACGCCGATCCCGATCACCGACCTGCCCGGCCCGATCGCGGGCACGCAGCCGACGTTCCAATCCTATGCCTTGGGCTGGGAAGTCCGCGACTATCACGGCGCCAAGATCGTGTGGCATGCCGGCGGCCTATACGGCGCGACCACGGTCGTGGTGCTGATCCCCGAGAAGAAGGTCGGTTTCTCGATCACGATCGCCAGCGAGGAGACCGAGCCGCGCCATGGCCTCATGTACGAACTGCTCGATCATTATCTGGGGCTACCGAACCAGGATTGGCCGGCACGGTTCAAGGCATATCGCACGCAGCGCATCGCCGCGGCAGAGGCGGCCGTTTCGCAGAAAGTGAGCACACCGGCCAAGATCGGTCCCTCCCTCCCCCTCGCCCGCTATGCCGGCCGCTATGTCGATCGCTGGTACGGGCCGATCACGGTCGCGGCGGGCGCGGACGGATTGCGGGTGAACTTCCAGCCGACGCCCAACATGGGCGGGCGCCTCGAGCATTATCAATATGACACGTTCATCGCGCGGTTCGACGATCCGGCGATCGAGCCCGCCTATATGACGTTCGCGCTGGATGCGGACGGCAAGGTCTCGCGGATTACCGCCCAGGCCGTGTCGCCGCTCGCCGACTTCAGCTTCGACTATGGCGATCTCGCGTTCGAACCGGAACGGCCATGA